One genomic segment of Terrihabitans soli includes these proteins:
- the rsmH gene encoding 16S rRNA (cytosine(1402)-N(4))-methyltransferase RsmH — protein sequence MGLQLDTSPGAQRHVSVLRDEAVSALAPIDGGLYIDGTFGAGGYSRAILDMADTKVVGIDRDADAVQGGASLVEDAKGRLTLVQGRFGDLKEIMHELGVECVDGVVLDVGVSSMQLDTADRGFSFRFDGPLDMRMEREGASAADLVNELAEKDLAALIRTFGEERRATQIAKAIVAERVNGRIASTAQLAKICEAVLGRNPDMIHPATRTFQALRIAVNDELGELLRALFSAEEVLAPGGRLAVVSFHSLEDRIVKTFLAERSRTTPNVSRHAPATFAAAPTFIPIIRSATPGDEEMARNPRARSARLRAAERTEAPARGASDPLAYGVPQLSALTQFMARA from the coding sequence ATGGGCCTGCAGCTCGACACCTCGCCGGGTGCGCAGCGCCACGTCTCGGTGCTGCGAGATGAAGCGGTCTCCGCGCTCGCGCCCATCGACGGCGGTCTTTATATCGACGGCACCTTCGGCGCCGGCGGTTATAGCCGCGCCATTCTCGATATGGCCGACACCAAAGTCGTCGGCATCGACCGCGATGCGGACGCCGTTCAGGGCGGTGCCTCTCTCGTGGAAGACGCCAAAGGCCGCCTGACGCTCGTTCAGGGCCGCTTCGGCGATCTCAAGGAAATCATGCATGAGCTCGGCGTCGAGTGCGTCGATGGCGTCGTTCTCGATGTCGGCGTTTCGTCCATGCAGCTGGACACCGCCGATCGCGGCTTCTCCTTCCGCTTCGACGGTCCGCTCGATATGCGCATGGAGCGGGAAGGGGCCAGCGCCGCAGATCTCGTCAACGAGCTTGCCGAAAAAGATCTCGCCGCTCTCATCCGCACCTTCGGCGAAGAACGCCGCGCGACGCAGATCGCCAAGGCCATCGTTGCCGAACGCGTCAATGGCCGTATTGCATCGACGGCGCAGCTTGCGAAAATCTGCGAAGCCGTACTCGGCCGCAATCCCGATATGATCCATCCGGCAACGCGCACCTTCCAGGCGCTGCGCATCGCCGTGAACGATGAACTCGGCGAACTTCTGCGCGCGCTGTTTTCGGCCGAAGAGGTTCTCGCGCCCGGCGGACGGCTTGCCGTCGTCAGCTTCCATTCGCTCGAAGACCGCATCGTCAAAACCTTCCTCGCCGAGCGTTCGCGCACGACGCCGAATGTCTCGCGCCATGCACCGGCGACCTTCGCCGCGGCTCCCACTTTCATTCCGATCATCCGTTCGGCGACGCCCGGCGATGAGGAAATGGCCCGTAATCCGCGCGCCCGTTCGGCGCGCCTGCGCGCCGCTGAGCGGACCGAGGCCCCCGCTCGCGGCGCGTCCGATCCGCTCGCTTACGGCGTGCCGCAGCTGAGCGCTCTCACCCAGTTCATGGCGCGTGCATGA
- the mraZ gene encoding division/cell wall cluster transcriptional repressor MraZ — protein sequence MDRFVSNFTNRLDAKGRVSIPASFRAVLARDGHEGICVLPSLDSQALDAGGNALLGEIDRLLESFAPYSDERDQISTALLGTSEILKPDAEGRIILTESLKAYAGITDSVTFVGHGHKFQIWEPETFRAHLDAARAKARDLRRTAGGKPETLQ from the coding sequence ATGGACCGCTTCGTGTCCAATTTCACCAACCGGCTGGACGCCAAAGGGCGGGTTTCCATACCCGCATCCTTCAGGGCTGTTCTTGCGCGGGACGGACACGAGGGGATCTGCGTTCTGCCGTCGCTGGATTCGCAGGCGCTCGATGCGGGCGGCAATGCACTGCTCGGCGAGATCGACCGTCTTCTCGAAAGCTTTGCCCCTTATTCGGACGAGCGGGACCAGATTTCGACGGCGCTGCTCGGCACGAGCGAAATCCTCAAACCCGATGCGGAAGGCCGCATCATTCTCACCGAGAGCCTGAAAGCCTATGCTGGCATCACGGATTCGGTGACCTTCGTCGGCCACGGCCACAAATTCCAGATCTGGGAGCCGGAGACATTTCGCGCCCATCTCGACGCCGCACGCGCAAAGGCTCGCGATCTTCGTCGCACGGCCGGCGGAAAGCCGGAGACGCTGCAATGA
- a CDS encoding thermonuclease family protein, whose amino-acid sequence MIDLIRAAGLKPAGKFSFLSLAVTLALAVTALAGWLVLEDREALAVASAPSFSICKKTPYENCVVDGDTFYLGREPIRIADIDAPEVHPARCPYEAELGAMATKRLRDILNARPFELQPYERDTDKYGRKLRVVAQGGYSVGGMLVMEGLARTWTGHRRPWCDEQAI is encoded by the coding sequence ATGATCGATCTGATCCGCGCTGCGGGGCTAAAACCCGCGGGCAAATTTTCATTCTTATCTCTGGCCGTGACTTTGGCTTTGGCGGTGACCGCCCTCGCCGGCTGGCTCGTGCTCGAAGACCGCGAGGCGCTCGCAGTCGCATCCGCGCCGAGCTTTTCGATCTGCAAAAAGACGCCGTATGAGAATTGCGTCGTCGACGGCGACACCTTCTATCTCGGGCGTGAGCCCATCCGCATCGCCGATATCGATGCGCCGGAAGTCCACCCTGCCCGCTGCCCCTACGAGGCCGAGCTCGGCGCCATGGCAACGAAAAGGCTCCGCGACATTCTCAATGCGCGGCCGTTCGAGCTGCAGCCTTATGAGCGCGATACCGACAAGTACGGACGCAAGCTGCGCGTCGTCGCGCAGGGCGGCTATTCGGTCGGCGGCATGCTGGTCATGGAAGGCCTCGCGCGCACCTGGACCGGCCATCGCAGGCCGTGGTGCGACGAACAGGCGATCTAG
- a CDS encoding cupin domain-containing protein, translated as MDIKRSGSRPSAKAPPEYFTGAVRQDPILEAPEPARMKSVLVTFEPGARTNWHTHPLGQTLVVTSGLGLAQVWGGKIEEIRPGDVVWIPPGEKHWHGASASTAMSHIAIHEALNGAHVEWLEPVTDAQYQGR; from the coding sequence ATGGACATCAAGCGCAGCGGTTCGCGCCCTTCCGCCAAAGCGCCTCCGGAATACTTCACCGGCGCCGTGCGGCAGGACCCGATCCTCGAAGCGCCGGAGCCGGCGCGGATGAAAAGCGTTCTCGTCACCTTCGAGCCCGGCGCGCGCACCAATTGGCACACCCACCCGCTCGGCCAGACGCTTGTGGTGACATCAGGCTTGGGACTGGCGCAGGTCTGGGGCGGCAAGATCGAAGAGATCCGTCCCGGCGATGTTGTGTGGATTCCGCCGGGCGAAAAGCACTGGCACGGTGCAAGCGCCTCCACGGCTATGTCGCATATCGCGATCCATGAAGCGCTGAACGGCGCTCATGTCGAATGGCTGGAGCCCGTCACCGACGCGCAGTATCAAGGCCGCTAG